Proteins co-encoded in one Acidithiobacillus caldus ATCC 51756 genomic window:
- a CDS encoding DUF302 domain-containing protein — MPSRLHKSLAAVALSCAMTLPLAAAAATVPAPVAGMPPINTDSPLYVVPVQKGVTPAQVQMGIQSGAEAENMNVVGTLDVQKGLQERGIPSKSPYVIYEVCNLVLGSKILDTDPEFGAFAPCKIVLYEKQGKLMLLTYLPTYALKYFPTNPAAKRVAEALNKQIISVMKQAAAGGL, encoded by the coding sequence ATGCCGAGCCGTCTCCACAAAAGCCTTGCGGCCGTCGCTCTGAGTTGTGCCATGACGCTGCCCTTGGCTGCCGCCGCAGCTACCGTCCCGGCGCCCGTCGCCGGGATGCCCCCGATAAATACCGATTCTCCGCTCTACGTCGTGCCCGTACAGAAAGGGGTCACTCCTGCCCAGGTGCAGATGGGCATCCAAAGTGGCGCCGAGGCCGAGAACATGAATGTCGTCGGTACACTGGATGTCCAGAAGGGATTGCAGGAACGCGGCATTCCGAGCAAGAGTCCCTACGTCATCTACGAAGTGTGCAATCTCGTGCTGGGCTCCAAGATCCTCGATACCGATCCCGAGTTCGGAGCCTTTGCACCCTGCAAGATCGTGCTCTATGAAAAACAGGGAAAACTCATGCTGTTGACCTATCTACCGACCTACGCACTGAAGTATTTCCCAACCAATCCGGCAGCCAAACGCGTTGCCGAAGCATTGAACAAACAGATCATTTCCGTAATGAAACAGGCGGCCGCTGGCGGTCTGTAA
- the soxA gene encoding sulfur oxidation c-type cytochrome SoxA, with amino-acid sequence MKNWFFTLSLGALMGVAGSAQAVNWWDIGNLKTSPAQTLKESRELFKQQHPDLPFDKYALGAYAFSPELYSQYQEAMQFNPGDLTLSTGKELWEKPFKNGKTYASCYPNGGKGVAAHYPMYDNKTHQVETIATSINACRVANGEEPLKYGSADMIALQTYLTSLSNGMPVAVKVEGPGATKAFQEGKAYYFMKRGQLGFSCASCHMAYDGKYLRDQIISPLQGETAHFPTYRAAWSAVNTLQKRIQGCNKNVGAQPQPLESTDYRNVEYFMAYLSNGIKINVPGYRP; translated from the coding sequence ATGAAGAACTGGTTTTTCACGCTGTCTTTGGGAGCCCTCATGGGCGTTGCGGGGAGTGCGCAGGCCGTCAATTGGTGGGACATCGGTAACCTGAAGACCTCTCCGGCGCAGACCCTCAAAGAATCCCGCGAGTTATTCAAACAGCAGCACCCGGATCTACCCTTCGACAAGTATGCACTGGGTGCCTATGCCTTCAGTCCCGAACTGTACAGTCAGTATCAGGAGGCCATGCAGTTCAACCCGGGGGATCTCACCCTGTCTACGGGTAAGGAGCTCTGGGAGAAGCCCTTCAAGAACGGCAAGACCTATGCCAGCTGTTACCCCAACGGCGGCAAGGGCGTGGCCGCCCACTATCCCATGTACGACAACAAGACTCATCAGGTGGAGACCATTGCCACCAGTATCAATGCCTGTCGCGTGGCCAACGGCGAGGAACCGCTGAAATACGGCAGTGCCGACATGATCGCGCTGCAGACCTACCTCACCTCCCTCTCCAATGGGATGCCCGTGGCGGTCAAGGTGGAAGGACCGGGAGCCACCAAGGCCTTCCAGGAAGGCAAGGCCTATTACTTCATGAAGCGCGGTCAACTGGGTTTCTCCTGTGCATCCTGCCACATGGCTTACGACGGCAAATATCTGCGCGATCAGATCATTTCGCCCTTGCAAGGCGAGACGGCACATTTCCCCACCTATCGCGCGGCCTGGTCGGCGGTGAATACCCTGCAAAAACGGATTCAGGGGTGTAACAAGAACGTCGGCGCACAGCCCCAACCCCTGGAAAGTACCGATTACCGCAATGTCGAGTATTTCATGGCCTATCTGAGTAACGGCATAAAGATCAACGTGCCGGGATATCGCCCCTGA
- the soxZ gene encoding thiosulfate oxidation carrier complex protein SoxZ, translating into MADNIGNPMIRMANSAKKGEMVEVRSLIMNPMTTGLTKDKEGKPIPAHFIQTVSVTFDGAKLLDIDWSTAVSANPYLAFKMRAEKSGTLKMVWKDNQNGVWSAESKLTVS; encoded by the coding sequence ATGGCAGACAATATTGGTAACCCCATGATCCGTATGGCCAACAGCGCCAAGAAGGGGGAGATGGTGGAAGTCCGCTCCCTGATCATGAATCCCATGACCACGGGCCTGACCAAGGACAAGGAGGGTAAACCCATCCCTGCCCACTTCATTCAGACCGTCAGCGTCACCTTTGATGGTGCAAAGCTGCTGGACATCGATTGGAGCACGGCGGTCAGCGCCAATCCCTACCTGGCCTTCAAGATGCGGGCCGAGAAAAGCGGCACACTGAAGATGGTCTGGAAGGACAATCAGAATGGCGTCTGGAGTGCGGAGTCCAAGCTGACGGTGAGCTAA